AGACCATCGCCTTCAAGGGCAATAAATGGAATCTGCTCATTGACGGTATGGCAAATGGTGCTATGCGTTTGCGTCATCCATGTGATTTTATCTACGCCGAATGCTGATAACTCATTCAGCAATAACATGCGATGTTGCTGAACACGTTGCGCATCATCATTGACATGCAAAGCCAAATTAAATCCTGATAGATTCTGATTCGATGTTGTAATGCTCTGAGGATGTTCAATCCGCGTTTGTGCTACATAGACCCCTTTCGGCAGACCTTGTACAAATTCCATAACTATCTCCTGAGCTATATTTTCTACCGTCAACCTCTCCCTAACCCTTTTCTCAAAGGAGAGGGAATTTAAGGCACTCTAAGACATTGAGTTCACGAAAGTCTGCCTCCTTTAAAGAAGGAGATTTAGAGGGAAGTAGTGCTTTACTTAATAGGCTTCATTTTCACTGCGCAATACTTCAACCAATTGGGTGAAGTCTTCTGGCCACGGCGCTTCAAACATCATTTCTTCACCTGTACGTGGATGAACCAGCCCCAACTTCGCGGCATGCAGCGCCTGACGCTTAAAGCTACGCAACATATCCGTTAATTTTTCTGAAGCACCTGCTGGGAAACGGACACGGTTGACATATACAGGATCACCCACCAAACCATGACCTAGATAACTAAAATGCACACGGATCTGATGAGTACGGCCTGTTTCCAGCTGTGCCTGAACACGGGTAAAGTCACGGAAGCGTTCTTTTACATTGTAATGTGTTACTGCATCACGTCCGCCCGGTAAAATCGCCATTTTGATACGATCCACAGGATGACGTTTGATCGGTTCATCAATGGTGCCACCTGCAATGATGTTGCCATAGGCAATCAAATCATAAACACGGTAAACCGTTTTCTTAGCCAATTGCTTGCTGAGTGAGAATTGTGCTTCAAGATTTTTTGCAACCACCAGTAAACCACTGGTGTCTTTATCGATACGGTGAACCAAGCCAGCACGAGACAGCTCGGCCAGTTTAGGTGCATGATAAAGCAAGGCATTCACTAAAGTTCCTGTTGGATTCCCCGCACCAGGATGAACCACCATGCCTACTTCTTTATTGATGACAATAATATCGTCATCTTCATAAACAATATTCAATGGAATATTTTCAGGCTGGCTTGAGGTTTGTGCTTCAAGTTCAACATCGAGTGTTAATAATTCATTTCCTTCACAGCGGTACTTGGGCTTAACGATGTTACCATTTACCAATAGATGGCCATCTTTCATCCATTGCTTGAGTTTTTCACGAGAAAACTCGCTCCAAACCAATGCGGCAACCTGATCAATACGTTGGCCTAAATAGTTTTCATCAAGTTGAATTTGCAACGATAAACGTGTTGCAGTTGAATCGGAATTATGATTATCTGCATCGACAGAATCTTCGAGTAAGAAATCTGTTTCAGAGAAGTTTGAATTGGAAGATTGTGCTGAAGTCATTTGATGATCGGTACAAAAATGGTTTAATAGCACCATTGTAGCTCATTGCCCAGAATAACAGAGGAGTTTTTATGTCGCTACCACGTTATAAAATTACGGTGCTTGCACTATCTTTAGGTGTAGCGTCTGCATTTGTGGGCTGTAGCAGCAATCCAAGTAAGAAAGAAGTGGTTGATAAAGGACCACAATCAAGTGAACAAGTTTATTATGACAAAGCCTTAAAATCGCTTGAACGTAATCAATATACCGATGCGGTTAAATCACTTGAAGCTTTAGATACGTATTATCCTACTGGACAATATACACAACAAGCTCAACTTGAGCTTCTCTACGCGAAATTCAAGCAAAAAGATTATGAAGGTACGATTGCACTGGCTGATCGCTTCATTCGTTTAAATCCGCAGCACCCAAATGTTGATTATGCCTACTATGTTCGTGGCGTAGCCAATATGGAACTGAACTATGACAGCTTGATTCGTTATACCTCATTGCAACAATCTCATCGTGATGTGAGCTATGTCAAACTGGCTTACCAAAACTTTGTAGACTTAATTCGCCGTTTCCCAAGCAGTCAATATTCAGTCGATGCGGCACAGCGCATGAAATTTATTGGTCAGGAACTTGCTGAAAGTGAAATGAATGCTGCACGTTTCAATATCGAGCGTAAAGCGTGGTTGGCTGCGGCGGAACGTGCGCAATGGGTAATTGAACACTATCCGCAAACACCACAAACGCCAGAAGCTTTAGCAACCTTGGCTTATAGCTATCAAAAATTGGGCGATCAAGCGACCTCTCAACAATATATTGAGATTTTAAAACTTAATTATCCAAACTTGGTCAAATCCAATGGTGAAGTGAATTTACGTGCAGCACGTAAAGAAGGTAGCTGGGTCAATCGTGCAACTTTAGGTTTGCTGGGTCGCGAATCAAAAACGGTACAAACCAAAGCGGAAACAGCAAGCACTGCTGAACAGCGCAGTTTAACCAACCGCTTAAGCTTTGGTTTACTGGACAAACCAGAAACAGAGCAAGTTGCACCCGTTGCTGTACCAGAAACCTCTGCTCCAGCCAATGCCAACAAACCAAGCTGGAAAAACCGTTTAAGTTTTGGCCTGTTAGATAAACCTGAAGCAAATAACTCATCGGAGAATGATGCTGCAAACTAATTTGCAATCATCTGATACATCAAACAGGCAAGTCTTTCTTGCCTGTTTTTTATTTTATGCAACAATGTGCTACTCCCCGTCTTAAATGGTTAAATACATATGGCAATTCCACAACATACGATTGATCAAATTTTAGATCGAACCGACATTGTCGATTTGATCGGTCAACGTGTGAAGTTAAAAAAGACGGGACGTACCTACTCAGGCTGTTGCCCATTCCATCAGGAAAAATCGCCCTCTTTTCATGTTTATCGCGATAAGCAGTACTTTCACTGCTTCGGTTGTCAGGCCAACGGCAATGCCATTCGTTTCTTGATGGATATTGATGGCCGTAACTTTGTCGATGTGATGAAAGAGCTGTCGAATAAAACTGGCATCGAGTTACCTAAAGATAATCAAGACAATAAAAAGCTGTCCTATAAACGCAGCCCTCAACACGTGGCAGTACCGCAAGCGACAGTTACACCTGCAGCTGAGAATGTCGCGCCCGTACCTGCGGCTGAGGAATTCATCGACGGGCATTTTGTCGATATGGATCGTTATATCGATGATCCTTTTGCCCAGTTCGATCCTTCTTTCAGTATCGTTGATGAACAAGTACAGGAAGGCAATCTCTACGATCTGCTGGAAAATGTGGCTCAGTTTTATGAGCGTCAACTACCCAATAGCCAAAAAGCGCAAAACTATTTCAAACAGCGTGGCTTATCCCCCCAGACCATTCAATTTTGGCGTTTGGGTTATGCCCCTGAAGACTGGCAACATTTAGAAAAAGCTTTTCCACAGGATATTGAAGGTTTAAAACAACTTGGCCTGATCCGTTCCAGTGACAGTGGTCGAGATTTCGATTTATTGCGTGAACGGGTGATTTTCCCGATTCGTGATCATAAAGGTCGTGTGGTCGGCTTTGGTGGGCGTGCCCTCAACGATGAGATCAAACCCAAATATATCAACTCACCAGACTCGGAAGTATTCCATAAAAACCAACTCCTGTATGGACTATACGAAGGCCGTAAACTTAAAGCCAATGACTGGTTAATGGTTGAAGGCTATATGGATGTAATTGCCTTACAGCAATATGGGATTAATGGCGCGGTGGCAACGCTGGGAACCGCCAGTAATGCCGAGCATTTAACCACCCTGTTTAAACAAAATTCTCGTATTACCATTGCTTTTGATGGTGATGCAGCAGGCCAAAAAGCAGCACGTCGTACGCTAGAAATAGCACTACCTCTGCTCAATGATGGTCGTGAATTAAAATTCTTTGTGCTTCCCAATGAACATGACCCTGACTCTCTCATTCGTCGAGAAGGTTTAGAAAACTTCCAAAAACTCTTACAACAAGCACCGCTCCTGTCAGACTTTGTATTTGCACACCTGACTGGACAACATGATGTTAGCACCCCCGAAGGCAAAAGCTTGGTCATGGGTGAACTACGCGAATTAACCGAACTGTTGCCCAAACACGGCTCATTTCGTTATTTGCTGAGCCAGTCTTTCCGAGAAAAACTTGGTCTGGGCAAACGTTTTACTCCACAAATCAGCCATGATGCCTCATTGTCTTTTAACATTCAGACCAAAGATGAAGATTTTGCAGTGGCAATTTTAATGCACCATCCCTTCCTCTATATCCATTTTGAAGAACTGCGTGCGGTGATCGACCCAAATGAACTGTTAGCCAAGATTCTGGCGGCACTCAATATTGTGTTTGATGACTTGCCTGATGATCAAGAACTGGCGACCTATTATGTACTCGGCGCATGTAGCAGTTATAGCCATGAACTGGCAGATATCATGCAACGAACCAATATTCAATCACTAACCCAAGCACCTGAAATTGCAGACAAACTGGCGAAAGAATATGCGTTGGGACTGCAAGAAAAGTATTTACGCTTAAAGCTCAAATCGCCAATTTCTTTAATTGAATCGCGTAATTTACGTCAACAACTGAACGAGTTGACCAAACAGATTAGTTTACGTTTATTGTCTTGATGATCATTACTGGCGTGGCTTACGCTCATGTTCAAACACATCTTGCAAATGTTGCTGTAGCCATTCGAAATAATCTGGATTTTCAGCTTTAGCGGCTTCTCTGAGTAAAATCGAAGTGGGATGCATCAGTTTTTGCGTCAGACGATGCGCAAACTCTTGCATCACCTGCTCTGCAGCATGACCATGTTGCAGTGACTCTAAAGCATGTGCCAACTCTTTTTGGCTGACTTCCTCACTGTGCTGACGGTAAGCCTGAATGGTACCACTGGCCTCTTTAACCTTTTGCTGGGTCATCAATTGGGTTGCCAATTGATTGACCATGATTTCAGCTTCAACCGCGGCCTGACGACGTTGTGCCAGATTCTCATCAATCACGCTTTGTAAGTCATCAACACCATACAAATACACGTTATCCAATGATTCCACTTTCGGATCGATATCACGAGGAACGGCTAAATCGACCATTAGCATCTGCTGATAACGGCGTTTTTTCAGGGCAACTTTAACGTCTGAATACTCAATCACTTGATGCAAACTACCTGTACAACTAGAGACCACATCCGCTCGATGCAAATTGTGTGCAAGTTCAGCAAAGGGAATGATTTCAATCTCGACCTGATGGGCAATTTCTTGCGCCAATAGATCAGCACGTTCACGACTACGGTTACAAATCAGAATTTTTGCTACGCCCATTTCTGCCAAATGTTTAGCAACCAGACTGTTCATTTCGCCTGCTGCAACCACCATCACCGTCAGTTTTTCGGTATGGCTAAACACTTGTGATGCCAATTGCGCAACGGCATAACCCATTGAAACAGCATGACTGCCCACCGAAGTTTCGGAACGGACACGCTTTGCTGCATAAAAGGCATATTCAAAAACACTGTTCAATTCAGGCGAAACAGTTTCTGCATCTTTGGATAAGGCCAAGGCGCTTTTAACCTGACCTAAAATTTGCGGCTCACCCAGCATTAGCGAATCCAAACCACTGGCTACACGCATCAAATGTGTAACCGCCTGAGCATTCTCGTAACGATAAACATGATGAATTAACTGTTTTACATCAATATTATTCACGTGGGCCAGCCAATTCAGGATGCTCTCAGCATCTTCTGTCATGGCATAGACTTCGGTACGGTTGCAGGTTGACACCACCACCAAATCATTTAGCGATGCATGTTGG
The DNA window shown above is from Acinetobacter colistiniresistens and carries:
- the rluD gene encoding 23S rRNA pseudouridine(1911/1915/1917) synthase RluD, giving the protein MTSAQSSNSNFSETDFLLEDSVDADNHNSDSTATRLSLQIQLDENYLGQRIDQVAALVWSEFSREKLKQWMKDGHLLVNGNIVKPKYRCEGNELLTLDVELEAQTSSQPENIPLNIVYEDDDIIVINKEVGMVVHPGAGNPTGTLVNALLYHAPKLAELSRAGLVHRIDKDTSGLLVVAKNLEAQFSLSKQLAKKTVYRVYDLIAYGNIIAGGTIDEPIKRHPVDRIKMAILPGGRDAVTHYNVKERFRDFTRVQAQLETGRTHQIRVHFSYLGHGLVGDPVYVNRVRFPAGASEKLTDMLRSFKRQALHAAKLGLVHPRTGEEMMFEAPWPEDFTQLVEVLRSENEAY
- the hemA gene encoding glutamyl-tRNA reductase, which codes for MSFFALGVNHQTASVELREQIAFNAERLAALLLEQNQHASLNDLVVVSTCNRTEVYAMTEDAESILNWLAHVNNIDVKQLIHHVYRYENAQAVTHLMRVASGLDSLMLGEPQILGQVKSALALSKDAETVSPELNSVFEYAFYAAKRVRSETSVGSHAVSMGYAVAQLASQVFSHTEKLTVMVVAAGEMNSLVAKHLAEMGVAKILICNRSRERADLLAQEIAHQVEIEIIPFAELAHNLHRADVVSSCTGSLHQVIEYSDVKVALKKRRYQQMLMVDLAVPRDIDPKVESLDNVYLYGVDDLQSVIDENLAQRRQAAVEAEIMVNQLATQLMTQQKVKEASGTIQAYRQHSEEVSQKELAHALESLQHGHAAEQVMQEFAHRLTQKLMHPTSILLREAAKAENPDYFEWLQQHLQDVFEHERKPRQ
- a CDS encoding DNA primase → MAIPQHTIDQILDRTDIVDLIGQRVKLKKTGRTYSGCCPFHQEKSPSFHVYRDKQYFHCFGCQANGNAIRFLMDIDGRNFVDVMKELSNKTGIELPKDNQDNKKLSYKRSPQHVAVPQATVTPAAENVAPVPAAEEFIDGHFVDMDRYIDDPFAQFDPSFSIVDEQVQEGNLYDLLENVAQFYERQLPNSQKAQNYFKQRGLSPQTIQFWRLGYAPEDWQHLEKAFPQDIEGLKQLGLIRSSDSGRDFDLLRERVIFPIRDHKGRVVGFGGRALNDEIKPKYINSPDSEVFHKNQLLYGLYEGRKLKANDWLMVEGYMDVIALQQYGINGAVATLGTASNAEHLTTLFKQNSRITIAFDGDAAGQKAARRTLEIALPLLNDGRELKFFVLPNEHDPDSLIRREGLENFQKLLQQAPLLSDFVFAHLTGQHDVSTPEGKSLVMGELRELTELLPKHGSFRYLLSQSFREKLGLGKRFTPQISHDASLSFNIQTKDEDFAVAILMHHPFLYIHFEELRAVIDPNELLAKILAALNIVFDDLPDDQELATYYVLGACSSYSHELADIMQRTNIQSLTQAPEIADKLAKEYALGLQEKYLRLKLKSPISLIESRNLRQQLNELTKQISLRLLS
- a CDS encoding outer membrane protein assembly factor BamD codes for the protein MSLPRYKITVLALSLGVASAFVGCSSNPSKKEVVDKGPQSSEQVYYDKALKSLERNQYTDAVKSLEALDTYYPTGQYTQQAQLELLYAKFKQKDYEGTIALADRFIRLNPQHPNVDYAYYVRGVANMELNYDSLIRYTSLQQSHRDVSYVKLAYQNFVDLIRRFPSSQYSVDAAQRMKFIGQELAESEMNAARFNIERKAWLAAAERAQWVIEHYPQTPQTPEALATLAYSYQKLGDQATSQQYIEILKLNYPNLVKSNGEVNLRAARKEGSWVNRATLGLLGRESKTVQTKAETASTAEQRSLTNRLSFGLLDKPETEQVAPVAVPETSAPANANKPSWKNRLSFGLLDKPEANNSSENDAAN